In Strix uralensis isolate ZFMK-TIS-50842 chromosome 18, bStrUra1, whole genome shotgun sequence, one DNA window encodes the following:
- the PDRG1 gene encoding p53 and DNA damage-regulated protein 1 produces the protein MARDPAFVLRYLAEVEELAEDVLAARQQIVDLDVKRNRNREALRALQKEPEPDGKAMVCFGDMFIELPHARTREMLRQDQEQLDEEINNLRKELRVKVNRLFEAQGKAELKGFNLNPMTAEEMKLINRILEG, from the exons ATGGCGCGGGACCCGGCCTTCGTGCTGCGCTACCTGGCCGAGGTGGAGGAGCTGGCCGAGGACGTGCTGGCGGCGCGGCAGCAG ATCGTGGACCTGGACGTGAAGCGGAACCGGAACCGCGAGGCCCTGCGGGCGCTGCAGAAAGAGCCGGAGCCCGACG GCAAGGCCATGGTCTGCTTCGGGGACATGTTCATCGAGCTCCCGCACGCACGGACCAGGGAGATGCTGCGGCAGG ACCAGGAACAGCTGGATGAGGAGATAAACAACCTCCGGAAAGAGCTGCGTGTGAAGGTCAACCGCCTCTTCGAAGCTCAAG GTAAAGCTGAGCTGAAGGGATTTAACCTGAACCCCATGACCGCGGAGGAAATGAAGCTAATCAATCGCATCCTGGAGGGCTGA
- the TTLL9 gene encoding putative tubulin polyglutamylase TTLL9: MCSKEGLTGKEKHVGGFDLIRIDGPSAKGRPGHSGRKRKGMCNSSVNVFSPGCYNDRKKLKQLFRNLPAQQQVRQQQFPLLSGHWWLSTRHWLLASEGCPAWKLQP; encoded by the exons GCTGACAGGGAAGGAGAAGCATGTTGGAGGCTTTGACCTGATACGGATCGACGGGCCGTCAGCAAAGGGGAGACCTGGGCACTCTG gaaggaagaggaaggggatgTGTAACTCCTCTGTGAACGTTTTCAGCCCAGGCTGCTACAATGACAGGAAGAAACTGAAGCAGCTTTTCAGGAAccttcctgcacagcagcaaGT CAGGCAGCAGCAGTTCCCACTTCTCTCTGGACACTGGTGGCTCAGCACAAGACACTGGCTTCTTGCTTCGGAAGGTTGCCCAGCCTGGAAGCTGCA